The Malaclemys terrapin pileata isolate rMalTer1 chromosome 2, rMalTer1.hap1, whole genome shotgun sequence nucleotide sequence ggcacaccgctgattcatatctagcttctcgtccactgtaatccccaggtccttttctgcagaactgcctttGACCTCTTAGTTGTGTTAACAAGAGGTGATGTTctgtaaaatgaaaagtaaatggAGGAACTTGCCGCACGTTAACATTTCCTGataataatacattaaaaaatatcTTTAGAAGACTTCCACTTGTATTTCTCATGACATTTAGCAATACGTGTAAAAAGATGGAACCTATTATTTAACATAGTCATTATGAACAGCATTTATGCATGTTTCCATTCTCATTCTTAACAAATGCCTGAGCACTAGGTGGATTACCCAAGACTCACACTCTGTTGGAATAAAGTTTTCATTACTTAGATTGATATATTTGGAATATATAGACTCTTTGAAGCCTCAGGTTTCAATTTTGCAGGGTCAGTTCAGTCATTCAACAGTGGCACTTTTCATAAGTAAGATATTGCTGTTCTTGGCCAAAAAAAGTATTCTTTCCTCCATTTTTGTTCAGTATGCTATGCActatttggttggttttttttttcatcccagAAGTAGATGCAGTTGGTTTACATGTCTAGTTCGTGCAAAATTTCAGAATCCTTTGTGATGAAAAGCTCTGCTATATAAATGTACAATGTTttaattgttattttttatttattgtgaCATCCTGTGGAAAAATGACTACAAGTGGTATTCATTTTGATATTGATATTTCTCAGGTATTAATTGAAAActtcattctattttttttaaactttcatatCATTGCATCAGGTCCTTGACAAAAGACACAGCATATTGTAGAACACGTGAGATGTCATCATGGTCACCATTAGATAAGGATGCAAAAAATATTGAAACATGCAAATTCTCCATACAACTGTAagtacagaaaataaaatcatatacACATAAAATGCAAAGACAGAGAGGAGGATTTGATTTTGATCTGTAATTTctagtttttatattttttctattaCAACATAGCACTAAGGCCCTGAACCATcaaaacatttatgcacatgcttaactttactgccAACCCACAATATCTACACATGGTAATAAAATTAACCTTGAGCATAAGGGTTTGGAAGATTGGAGCTTAACAAAGTATTGCAGAAAGCAGAAAGAGAGACACTGAATTCACCTTATGTGAGCTAAAGATACATCATTATATCATcaatcaaatatattttaatcacTTGCTCACTATACTGTTTTCATAGATACCAGTGTAAAATTATCTTAATCTTTTTTGATACACTAAATGTCATTCATGTTGAATCGATGGCATaataaaaaagacattttgtcTTTAGTAAACAGATTTGACCTCcttaaaacaatattttgacCTCTTTAAATCAATATTTCAATATGTTACATAGCAGATCTGCAGTGTAATCTAGTTAGACATCTCTCATGCATCTGTCACTGTGGCATGTAGGTGTCCCTACCTAGGCTATATTTACTATTCTTGTGTTTGTGCTACTTAGTTTGTCCTGTGCTATGAAACTAGGGCTCCAGTGCTGAAAACTTATCTGCATGGGTGGACCTgtcaactagggttgccaggcatccagttttcgactggaacgcccagttgaaaagggaccctggtgactCCAGGTGGCACTGCCGACCAGGCCATTAGAAGTCCagtcggtggtgcagcagggacctggggctaaggcaggctccctgcctgctcgaGCTCCGCACAGTTCCCggaagtggctgccaggtccTTGCAACTCCATGGCGcttgggcggccagggaggctccgtgcactgcccccaccccaagtgctggctccgcagctcccattggccgggatccAGGAACTGCGGGCATGAGGGCAGCGTGTGGCACCTCCCTGGCCGCCCGTGCGTCTAGCGGTTGCAGGGACTCggcagccacttcctgggagccgcggTAAGTGCCActgcaaccccgcccccccaaccccctgccccagcccagagtcccctcccacacccaaactccgtcTTGGAGccccaccccacattccccccaacaccccaaccccctgcaccagctctagtccctgagccccctcctgcacctcaaacccctcacctccggccccaccccatagcccacacctccagccggagccctcacccacccccacccccccaccccaaccccctgtcccagcctggtgaagatgagtgagggtagggggagagcgagcgacagaggaaggggggaggcagcaagcaggggcggggcctcggagaaggggcagggcaggggcggagcagggggcagggccaggtgtTTGGGACTGTGCCGTTAGAAAGTTGTCAACCCTACTGTGCACCTGTACGCAGCCCCCACAAAATAGAGTTCTGTGCAGGCCCAAAGTGCAGTCACAGGTATGAGTTTGCAAGAATGCCATCCAAACATGCTTGTAACAAAAGGCTGATTGCTAATCATGGCAAGGTGGGATAGATCCTTTATTGTTTTTCTACTTGACTAAAGTTTTTACAGAGCAccaatcactgtagtatctaagcggTGCTATAAAATTTAGGTGTTTACAGTTTTCTTGTGTTTCCtcatcatccttttttttttcttctgggaaGTCTTACTCAATAAACAAATTAAGCCAACGAACATAAGTTAAGCAATGAAAGCTACAGCTTGTGAAATTAGCTTTGGTTACATTTGTCAGACTGCTGAAGGAACACATAGGAACATTTCAGGTTGAGTATATTGGCCATTTGTTTAGAACTATTTTGCTATAAACTGATATTAACTCACTTTTGAACTTGTACAATGCTTATGTTGATTAGACACAGATGTACTCAATTTTAGTTCTTTTACCCTGCTTATCTGTGGTCAACAAAAATgggtgatttttttcttgttttcttaaaggtgacctgcaaatgaaaattttaaaaatggcattgtgccCTTTTTATTACTGCTTTATGATCTAAGAAGCTCTGAAAGGTTTTTGGTTATGCTTtgcttatttaaaaggaaaaaaaatcttattttttatcTTAGAAATATAAAGCTTGTCcttactatttttagtgcagaaCTGTTtggagaatcatagaactgtgCAGGGAACTTTAGTATCCTTCAGTTGTAGATGTGAGTTTGAATATTTCACCAGCTGTTTGCCAGGTGTTTGAGTTAAATACAtattaagaaaaaattaaaaaaacaaaaacaaaaaagaagttaTAGACCAGTCTGGTTAAAAATTTCTTCTCAGTTGCTAAGATTTCATTCTATTCTTCCTTGTGAGATCAATCTCACTAATTCTTCAGTCATCCAGAAAGACTTCCAAGAAAAACAGAGTAGATGAATTTCtaatgtagtaaaaaaaaaaaaaaaaaaaggcagaataaAACAGCACTTAAAAAAATCCTATTCAACCTTTTAGGCTTTTTTGATAAAtcataaacaaaaaaatatggATGCAAACTTTTTCTTTGCCACTTTGTAAATCACCTTTAAATTATTTTCAGAGAAAACACAGCCCATCTCTTAAGTTGAAATTTAGTGGTTACATTTAGACAGAAATCAGATTGATAATTTTCATTTAATATTGTAGTCAACGCTTATTGGTACCTTGTCAAAATAGGAGAATACTGCAAAATTCTGCCTCTGAGTTACATAATGGATCTCAGTTCTGTGTCCCCTCTACATATACAGAACTCCCATGGATGGCAATGAAAGTTATGCATATgtagagggaaagaaaaatatgGGAGTAAAAGAATATCATGAGAATGTAAAAGGGGTTGTCTACACAGTGTTTTTATATGGATATGTGAATTGAAAGCAGTCTAGTTATGTGGGTATAAGTCCTCACGTAGACACTCTTATTCCCGTATGAGTGTCTTTTCCCAGTTTATGCGAAACAGGAAAAAGCCACTCTTATTCTGGTGGTTTAACTACACTGGTTTAACTTCCCAAGTAGAAAAAtcctaaataaaagcaaaatactaGACAGACTCCCTACAAGTAGTCAGTTCAAAGTCCCTGTGATGCCATTTAATTGTATTTCCCTACTTTAAGATTCAAAATGTCCCTTCCCTGTCTTCTAAACTCCTATGACAGTTGACGAGAGACTGAAATATGTCCTATGACAAAAACTGGGGTATTTTGGTTATGAGGAAGTAATTCGGTAAACAGTGGATGAAAGATTGCAGCTAGAGAATAGGAGAAGGGAACCTACAGAATGCACCACGATTACAATCAAATGGGAGATATCCTGTGCCTAATTCTAGTTTCTCTTGTGccagttttacattggtgtaaccccattgacttcagtgaagttactcctgatttacattggtctAAGTGAGATCAGAAGCAAGCACCTTGATTTTTTAGGAGGCTCAAACTATCACCAGAGAGAGCTGTAAGCACAAAAAAATCTCCCTGCTTTGGCACATATGTGTGGGTTCCAGAGCATTCACCACTGGAGAATATGATCAGTAAACATCACAAGTGAAATGCTCCGCTAGTGTAAaatggtgcagctccactgatgtcagtgcagCTTCGTCAATTTACAGTAGCACCAGAAACTTTGGCCTCACTTTGGCATTTCAGCATGTCTCAGGTGTGGCATGAGCCCTTAAGAATCCTGTGGTGGCAGGTTTGGCAGCACTGTCTGAAACATCCCTGATCAGGAACAGATAAACACTAAATGTTGTTAAAAGGTGGTTTTAGTTACTGAAAATGACTGGCAATGTTGGTGAGATGTAGATGAAAAATTGTCATGTATATAGCCTTATTTATTAGAAATAAAACACACCCAAATGAAGGAGCTCACATTTATTGGTTGAtttgttcccttttttccccagtgttccCCTGCAGGCTGTAATAATGATCTCTGTGCTATTTCCGCTGCTCTTTGGATATGTCCTGCCAGACTGCCCCCAGAAGTGTTTATGCACCCCTTCTCTAATGGATTGCCGCCATGCCAATTTATATGAAGTTCCACATGATATCGCTCAGAAAACAGAAACATTGATCTTGAACGACAACCATTTAACCCTCATTTCTCCAGGAGTGTTTCAGCACCTTCTCAATCTCACATTCCTTGGTTTAGCCAACAACAAGCTGTCACTTCAGAATGACTCGTTTGCCAATATCGGCAAAAGCGTCCTCTCTCTGGatctctctgggaacaatttcaCAGACTTGCCATCAAACTTGTTCAGGAACACAAAGAAACTGGTTTGGTTAAACTTAGCTGAAAACAGATTGGGTCTTCTGGACAGTACAATTTTCAGCTCCCTAGAAAAACTCACCTATCTCGACCTCTCTAATAACAGGCTGAAGATGCTTGCACCCATGTTTGTGGGGCTTTCCCAGCTTGATGCCTTAATGCTGGCCGGTAACCATCTCTCCACCATACCACAAGGAGTTTTTGATCCCATTCCTAACCTTAAGATCCTTGTTTTGTCCCACAATGAAATAAGCCATTTGCCTGAGGGTTTGTTTGACAACCTGAAGAGTCTTAATGACTTGCTGCTAGATTATAATAATTTGACTGAGATATCACATGCTATATTCACAACCCTCCACAATCTAGAACATTTTTCAATTTCTAAAAACAGAATTCAAAATATTCCACCTCTCTTGTTTGCTGGCAGGTTTACCTTAAGGAAACTTGACTTGTCTAGTAATTTACTCTCAGAGCTGCCTTCAGACTTCTCTTCAGGGTTGGAGCAGCTGGAAGTTCTTAATTTATCTGCAAATTGTATTGGTAATGTTCCCAAAAATCTATTCATAAATAATACTAAGCTAGAGTTTCTGCATTTGGACAAAACTTGTCTCCAGACTCCACCCATTTTTTCAGGCCTTCAAAATCTGATTGAATTAACTGTATGCTGTAATGGCATAAAAATCTTACCAAAAACATTCACTGACAATATGGCTAATTTGGAACTATTGGATCTCTCCCTGAACAATATAAGAGAAATAGAGGATGATGCATTTAAGATGAATCATAATATCACAAAAGTAATTTTGACTGGGAATCCAATTTGCACAACTGAACAATTTATGCATTACTCTTTTAAAGGACTAGACTGTAGCAGTAAAAATTAAAGGATTGTAAGAACTGTACTTCTGCTACCTTCAATAAATATCTAACATACATATTGCAAAAAGCATGATTATTTCTGAACTACAAAGGACCATCCAATAACAGTACAAGCATTAATACATCATATGAGCTCACTGCACTGTCTGGTAGTTTAATATAATAATGGATATGTGACATGGTACAAAAGCCTTTTGGAATTTCACAGGCTAACTTCCTCAGGACGAAGATATTGTGATAAGTATAGCAGCTGTGAAGTTTATTATaataatttttatatttacatttgtGTCCCTTTACTATTGTATGTCTCCCCTAGTTCTTACAGCATCATTAAACAACTGAGCTAtgagtatatatacacacacatgcatatattTGAGGGACAATATGATGGTATGAGATTGAGATGGCTACATTTCTCATGAGTGTTGAAGCCACAAGAATTAATCTGGTCATCTCAGAAAACCTTGACAAGACACTATTTACTTTGTTTATGACACAGTGCCTTCCATCCCTCCAACTAGGAAGCCAGATCCCTTAGTTACCAGGGTACCAATTACCTCTACAGAGGTACATAGGTGCTTAAACCCCAGACTTAGTGGCTAAGTCTGACTTTTAGCCTCCATAAAGCTACAAAATCCAGCGTAAAAGGTACTTGCTGTATAGCTTTTAGCTcaggggttagagcactcacctggcattggggagacccagatttaaTTGCCCCCTCTGCCACAGGAGGAGCAAAGGGTTCACCCACCAAGCTATGgtagggctccctcagtctctcacGTTGAAGCTAACTGAAGAGTAATTGGCGCAGGGGAACTTAACGCTGGGTCTCCCATGTAGgtggcctaaccactgggctatggagtTATTTGCAGttgtgctctctctctgtctggcccAATTAGTGCTGCTCTGTGGAAAAgtatttaaatagtcattgggatAGAAAGTGAGAGCATGAGAGACAATGACTCTGATTGGTAGCCGCCTGTAgctggggcactcacctgggacatGGGAGACCTGGGTCCAATCCCTTCCTTCAATCATGCTTTCAttatttagccacagtggaacagctttaacaggagagactgagggagtccCATATCAAATATCCTATAGTTCTGTGGATGGAGTATgtacctgagaggtgggagatccctgttcaaatcttcTCTCATCCTCTGACAGAGCGGGATGGGGAGATTGAAATTAGACTTGgtacatcccaggtgaatgctctaaccactgggctaagagCATATTCGACATGTGACTCTTGAGGCTGGGCACGAGTGCTGAAAGCTCTCTAGAAGTTGTGGGGGGTGACCCATTTGTGGCCCCACTCCTGCtccgccctgaggccctgcccgcttcttccccctgaggccctgcccacgctccacccccactccaccctgaggccctgctGCCACCCAGTCTCTCCCCCCCgatgccctgctccagcgctgcctcttcctgcccctgctccaccccttcccccaaggccaccccACTTGTCTCCACCACCCCCCTGAGGCTCCCCCTGCctgctgctcactcctctccagccccgccccaagcCCCTCCACCAGTCGCTCACTCCTCTCCATTTCCCGTCCTCCGAggtccccccacccaccactcatGCCTGGCtcgcccctctccaccccctgcccccatcgtCCCCCCCTTAGCTGAGTTGCTCCAGCATTAGCACAGCAGCAGTCCCACAGCTGGGCCAGTCAGTGAGAGGCAGaaccacttttaaaagtgatgctgGCCCACCCTGTTCCGGCAGGCGGGggggccttgggaaagggggcagagaggcGCAAGTGGTGGACACGGGggggctcaggggaagaggtggaatgggagtgggaagaggtggagtgagggcagggcctggggggggaaAAGGCTGAGCGGGAGCAGGGCCtcggggcagagcatgggtgTGGCCATGGTCCGGGCGCTGGTGGTCCCTTCACTTCTCGGCGCTTTGGGTGGCGGTGCTCCATTTCTTTCCCCATTTGGGGAGGCTTAGACTCCCCATGCATCTTATATCTGCTGCCCATGGCTAAGAGTTATAATGTGGTTTTCTGTTCCTCCTTCTCAAGCCTTTTTGTatgcaggaccggctctaggcaccagcgtgccaagcatgtgcttggggcgg carries:
- the LOC128832034 gene encoding carboxypeptidase N subunit 2-like produces the protein MISVLFPLLFGYVLPDCPQKCLCTPSLMDCRHANLYEVPHDIAQKTETLILNDNHLTLISPGVFQHLLNLTFLGLANNKLSLQNDSFANIGKSVLSLDLSGNNFTDLPSNLFRNTKKLVWLNLAENRLGLLDSTIFSSLEKLTYLDLSNNRLKMLAPMFVGLSQLDALMLAGNHLSTIPQGVFDPIPNLKILVLSHNEISHLPEGLFDNLKSLNDLLLDYNNLTEISHAIFTTLHNLEHFSISKNRIQNIPPLLFAGRFTLRKLDLSSNLLSELPSDFSSGLEQLEVLNLSANCIGNVPKNLFINNTKLEFLHLDKTCLQTPPIFSGLQNLIELTVCCNGIKILPKTFTDNMANLELLDLSLNNIREIEDDAFKMNHNITKVILTGNPICTTEQFMHYSFKGLDCSSKN